The Leucobacter viscericola genome includes a window with the following:
- a CDS encoding cation:dicarboxylate symporter family transporter — protein sequence MAQAPAIQPAGNVKKRRGIDRSHYLYIAVIIAVVGGAIVGLTVPEFAKSLKPLGDAFVALIKMMIAPVIFCTIALGVGSVAKAATIGKVGGLALGYFVVMSTFALGIGLFVGNLIHPGAGLDLSNMHYDAPATAGAAESGTQSFLMGIIPTSLLSSLTAGNILQTLFVALLTGFALQKMGEAGKPILTAIGQIQVLVFRLLTMIMWVAPVGAFGAIAAVVGSTGFQAIVSMATLMIAFYITCILFIVVVLGSLLWTVSRVSIFRLMKYLAREYLLIFSTSSSEPALPRLIAKMEHLGVSKPVVGVTVPTGYSFNLDGTAIYLTMAALFVATAMGKPLELGEQISLLVFMIIASKGAAGVTGAGIATLAGGLQSHRPDLVDGVGLIVGIDRFMSEARALTNFTGNAVATVLVGTWTKSVDKQQLVEVLAGRAPFDESMMTALDHGAPAPIVEAERVAADRSAVGAAPTSTSTPGH from the coding sequence GTGGCACAAGCGCCCGCAATCCAGCCAGCAGGCAACGTCAAAAAGCGCAGAGGGATCGACAGATCCCACTATCTCTACATCGCAGTGATCATTGCGGTCGTCGGTGGCGCGATCGTTGGCCTCACGGTTCCGGAGTTCGCGAAGTCTCTCAAACCGCTCGGCGACGCCTTCGTGGCCCTCATCAAGATGATGATCGCGCCCGTCATCTTCTGCACGATCGCCCTCGGTGTTGGCTCGGTCGCAAAGGCCGCCACCATCGGTAAGGTCGGCGGTCTTGCGCTCGGCTACTTTGTGGTCATGTCGACGTTTGCGCTCGGGATCGGCCTGTTCGTTGGTAACCTCATCCACCCGGGTGCTGGCCTCGACCTGAGCAACATGCACTACGACGCTCCGGCAACCGCTGGCGCGGCTGAGAGCGGCACGCAGTCATTTCTCATGGGGATCATCCCGACCTCCCTGCTCTCCTCACTGACGGCGGGCAACATTCTGCAGACCCTGTTTGTGGCGCTGCTGACCGGCTTTGCCCTCCAGAAGATGGGCGAGGCTGGTAAGCCGATCCTGACCGCCATCGGCCAGATTCAGGTGCTTGTGTTCCGCCTGCTCACCATGATCATGTGGGTGGCCCCGGTGGGCGCGTTCGGCGCGATTGCGGCCGTGGTCGGCTCCACTGGCTTCCAGGCCATCGTGAGCATGGCAACGCTCATGATCGCCTTCTACATCACCTGCATCCTGTTTATCGTGGTGGTGCTTGGCTCGCTGCTGTGGACCGTGTCTCGCGTCAGCATCTTCCGCCTCATGAAGTACCTCGCCCGCGAGTACCTGCTCATCTTCTCGACCTCGTCTTCTGAGCCGGCCCTGCCGCGCCTCATCGCCAAGATGGAGCACCTCGGGGTCTCCAAGCCCGTCGTCGGTGTGACCGTGCCGACCGGGTATTCCTTCAACCTCGACGGCACCGCGATCTACCTGACGATGGCCGCGTTGTTCGTGGCAACCGCCATGGGCAAGCCGCTGGAACTCGGCGAACAGATCTCGCTGCTTGTCTTCATGATCATCGCGTCGAAGGGCGCCGCCGGTGTCACGGGAGCCGGGATCGCGACGCTGGCTGGTGGACTGCAGTCACACCGACCCGACCTCGTGGACGGCGTCGGCCTGATCGTCGGCATTGATCGCTTTATGTCGGAGGCCCGTGCGCTCACCAACTTCACCGGCAACGCCGTCGCGACCGTGCTCGTTGGCACCTGGACCAAGAGTGTCGACAAACAGCAACTCGTCGAGGTGCTCGCGGGCCGCGCTCCCTTCGACGAGTCCATGATGACGGCTCTCGACCACGGTGCCCCGGCGCCGATTGTCGAGGCCGAGCGGGTGGCCGCCGATCGTTCAGCCGTTGGCGCAGCCCCCACTTCAACCTCCACGCCCGGGCATTAA